One genomic window of Ziziphus jujuba cultivar Dongzao chromosome 4, ASM3175591v1 includes the following:
- the LOC107416598 gene encoding protein NPG1, whose protein sequence is MESGEEVFREFSANGIFMKTTEVEAKLDEGNIQEAESSLREGLSLNFEEARALLGKLEYQRGNVEGALRVFDGIDLQTAIQRLQPSIVEKPPSKKGRPRPESQHAVSQHAASLVLEAIYLKAKSLQKLGRLTEAAEECENVLNAVEKIFHQGISDAQVDNRLQDTVSQAVELLPELWMQAGCYNEAISAYRRSLLRHWNLDNDCCTRIQKSFAVFLLYSGVEAGPPSLGVQIDSSYVPKNNLEEAILLLMILMRKVILGKTQWDPSVMDHLTFALSLCNQTFVLAKQFEEIMPGLCPRVDRWNSLALCYSGAGQNKAALNLLRKSLHKHELPNDLMALLLAAKICSEDCYNASEGVEYARRAISNAKGLNEHLKGLSLRMLGLCLGKQAKVASSDFERSRLQSEALKSLDEAIALEPNNSDLVFDLGVQYAEHRNLNAALRFAKQYIDETGGSLLKGWRLLALVLSAQQRFSEAEVVTDAALDETAKWDQGPLLRLKAKLKISRSLPMEAIETYRYLLALVQAQKKSFGPFKVIPQIEDDKVDEYEVWHGLANLYSSLSHWKDAEICLAKARQLKRFSAEALHTEGTMLEGRGDVQDALVSYINALLVEPCYVPCKILIGALMSKMSPKVLPVARSVLSDALRLDPTNRRAWYYLGLVHRDDGRMADATDCFQAASMLEESDPIESFSSLH, encoded by the exons ATGGAGTCCGGAGAGGAAGTGTTTCGGGAATTTTCTGCAAATGGGATTTTTATGAAAACAACTGAAGTTGAGGCCAAGCTTGATGAAGGAAATATTCAAGAGGCAGAATCATCATTGCGAGAAGGCTTATCACTCAATTTTGAG GAAGCAAGAGCTCTTCTTGGAAAATTGGAGTATCAAAGAGGCAATGTAGAAGGTGCTCTTCGTGTGTTCGATGGTATTGACCTCCAAACTGCTATACAGCGGTTGCAACCTTCTATTGTGGAAAAGCCACCTTCTAAAAAGGGACGGCCTCGTCCTGAATCACAACATGCAGTCTCACAGCATGCAGCTAGTCTTGTTCTTGAAGCCATATACTTAAAAGCCAAGTCTCTTCAAAAGCTTGGGAGATTAACTG AGGCTGCTGAAGAATGTGAAAATGTGCTTAATGCTGTTGAAAAGATATTTCATCAGGGTATATCTGATGCACAAGTGGATAACAGATTGCAAGACACAGTAAGTCAGGCTGTAGAGCTACTTCCAGAGCTTTGGATGCAAGCTGGTTGCTATAATGAAGCAATATCTGCTTATAGACGCTCCCTCCTCCGTCACTGGAACCTTGATAATGACTGCTGCACAAGAATACAGAAATCTTTCGCAGTGTTTTTACTATACAGTGGAGTGGAAGCTGGTCCACCTAGTTTGGGTGTCCAGATAGACAGTTCATATGTGCCTAAAAATAATCTGGAAGAAGCAATTCTGCTTTTGATGATTCTTATGAGGAAAGTTATCCTTGGTAAGACCCAATGGGATCCATCAGTGATGGATCACTTAACATTTGCACTATCTTTATGCAATCAAACTTTCGTTTTAGCAAAGCAATTTGAGGAGATAATGCCTGGACTGTGTCCTCGTGTTGACCGTTGGAATTCCTTAGCTCTTTGCTATAGTGGAGCAGGACAAAACAAAGCTGCCTTAAACCTACTGAGGAAGTCTTTGCACAAGCATGAACTACCTAATGACCTTATGGCATTGTTATTGGCTGCCAAGATCTGCAGTGAGGATTGCTATAATGCTTCTGAGGGAGTGGAATATGCACGGAGGGCAATCAGTAATGCTAAGGGATTAAATGAGCATTTAAAGGGTTTGTCCCTCCGAATGCTTGGTCTTTGTTTGGGAAAGCAAGCTAAAGTTGCCTCCTCTGACTTTGAGAGGTCTCGTCTTCAGTCTGAAGCATTGAAATCATTAGATGAGGCAATTGCTTTAGAGCCAAACAATTCAGATTTAGTTTTTGACTTGGGAGTTCAATATGCAGAGCACCGAAATCTGAATGCTGCTTTGCGCTTTGCAAAGCAATATATTGATGAGACTGGGGGCTCTTTATTAAAAGGTTGGAGATTACTTGCTCTGGTTTTGTCCGCTCAGCAGAGATTTTCAGAGGCTGAAGTTGTCACTGATGCTGCTCTAGATGAGACAGCAAAATGGGATCAAGGACCACTTCTCAGGCTCAAAGCAAAGCTGAAGATCTCCAGATCATTACCCATGGAAGCTATTGAAACTTATCGTTATCTACTTGCTTTGGTTCAGGCCCAAAAGAAATCTTTTGGACCTTTCAAAGTTATTCCACAG ATTGAGGATGATAAAGTTGATGAATATGAAGTTTGGCATGGTTTGGCAAATTTATACTCTAGCCTTTCACACTGGAAGGATGCAGAGATATGTTTGGCAAAAGCCAGGCAGCTTAAACGGTTCTCAGCGGAAGCACTTCACACAGAAG GTACAATGTTGGAAGGACGGGGAGACGTTCAAGATGCTTTAGTTTCTTATATAAATGCCCTTCTAGTAGAACCCTGTTATGTTCCTTGCAAGATCTTAATTGGTGCTTTGATGTCAAAGATGAGCCCAAAGGTACTGCCTGTGGCAAGAAGTGTACTTTCAGATGCATTAAGGTTGGATCCTACAAATCGCAGAGCTTGGTATTACTTGGGGTTGGTTCACAGGGATGATGGACGAATGGCGGATGCTACAGACTGCTTCCAGGCAGCTTCCATGCTCGAAGAATCTGATCCCATCGAGAGCTTCAGCTCTCTTCATTGA
- the LOC107416599 gene encoding pentatricopeptide repeat-containing protein At3g59040 isoform X1, with protein MPQTLFLKPFLSVPLNNWSNSHVHTNYTDASIRICGRVEVVCMGMLAPRKLFQKRKKLEVFKDAADEAEQKNWRRLIKEIEDTGSAVSVLKSERMKNRAISKDLVVGTLVRFKQLKKWKLVSEILEWLRTQNWWDFGEMDYLMLVTAYGKQGNFNQAERVLSLINKKGYAPSVISHTALMEAYGRGGRYNNAEAIFRRMQASGPEPSALTYQIILKIFVEGCKFKEAEEIFETLLNEEKSHLKPDQKMFHMMIYMYKKVGSYEKARKLFALMAERGVQQSTVTYNSLMSFETNYKEVSKVYDQMQRAGLRPDVVSYALLINAYGKARREEEALAVFEEMLDAGVRPTHKAYNILLDAFAISGMVEQAQTVFKSMRRDRYTPDLCSYTTMLSAYVNASDMVGAEKFFTRMKQEGVKPNVVTYGTLIKGYAKTNNLEKMMEKYEELQSYGVKVNQTVLTTIMDAYGKNRDFGSAVVWYKEMESCGLLPDQKAKNILLSLAKTSEEQKEANLLVGHFNPSNNGPRLNGVSKSVDEEDDEDEDEDEEYDAPEYAVSYDEKQDEMNHFAGDDQQNLEFLHTPKSIEL; from the exons ATGCCACAGACCCTATTTTTGAAACCGTTCCTTTCAGTTCCTCTCAACAACTGGAG TAATTCGCATGTACATACAAATTATACAGATGCCAGTATTCGGATATGTGGAAGAGTGGAGGTAGTTTGTATGGGAATGCTTGCACCAAGAAAGCTCTTCCAGAAAAGGAAGAAGCTAGAAGTTTTTAAAGATGCTGCTGATGAAGCAGAACAAAAGAACTGGAGGAGACTGATAAAGGAAATTGAAGATACAGGTTCTGCAGTTTCAGTGCTCAAAAGTGAAAGGATGAAGAACCGAGCTATTTCCAAGGATCTTGTTGTAGGCACCTTGGTTAGGTTTAAGCAACTGAAGAAATGGAAACTTGTTAGTGAG atcCTTGAATGGCTTAGGACTCAAAACTGGTGGGACTTTGGTGAAATGGATTACCTGATGCTTGTTACAGCTTATGGAAAGCAAGGGAATTTCAACCAGGCTGAGAGAGTTTTAAGCTTAATTAATAAGAAAGGATATGCACCTAGTGTGATATCCCATACTGCTCTTATGGAAGCATATGGAAGAGGAGGCCGGTACAATAATGCTGAAGCAATATTTCGAAGGATGCAGGCTTCTGGTCCTGAACCATCTGCTTTGACTTAtcaaataatactaaaaatattcGTTGAG GGATGTAAGTTCAAGGAAGCTGAAGAAATCTTTGAGACCCTTTTGAATGAAGAAAAATCACATTTGAAGCCAGACCAAAAGATGTTCCACATGATGATTTATATGTATAAGAAGGTTGGAAGTTATGAAAAAGCTAGAAAATTATTTGCACTGATGGCCGAGAGAGGAGTACAGCAATCTACAGTTACTTACAATAGCTTGATGTCATTTGAAACGAATTACAAGGAAGTTTCCAAAGTATATGATCAG ATGCAGAGAGCTGGTCTTCGTCCTGATGTTGTGAGCTATGCCTTACTCATTAATGCTTATGGAAAAGCTAGAAGAGAGGAAGAAGCACTTGCTGTTTTTGAAGAGATGCTTGATGCTGGTGTCAG ACCAACGCACAAAGCTTATAACATCTTACTTGATGCATTTGCAATATCGGGAATGGTGGAGCAAGCTCAGACTGTTTTTAAGAGCATGAGAAGAGATAG ATATACCCCAGATCTTTGCTCTTACACAACAATGTTGTCGGCTTATGTGAATGCTTCCGATATGGTGGGCGCTGAAAAATTCTTTACCAGAATGAAACAGGAGGGGGTTAAACCCAATGTTGTTACTTATGGTACATTGATCAAAGGGTATGCTAAGACCAATAATCTTGAGAAAATGATGGAGAAATATGAGGAGTTGCAGTCATATGGTGTCAAAGTGAATCAAACGGTATTGACCACGATTATGGATGCATATGGCAAAAACAGAGATTTTGGCTCTGCTGTTGTCTGGTACAAGGAAATGGAATCTTGTGGGCTCCTTCCTGATCAGAAAGCAAAGAATATCCTTTTATCTCTAGCGAAAACATCAGAAGAACAGAAGGAAGCTAACCTACTTGTAGGACATTTTAATCCATCCAACAATGGACCAAGACTTAATGGAGTTTCCAAGTCTGTtgatgaggaggatgatgaagatgaagatgaagatgaagaatatGATGCACCGGAATATGCCGTTTCTTATGATGAGAAACAAGATGAAATGAATCATTTTGCTGGTGATGATCAACAAAACCTAGAATTCCTACATACGCCAAAATCTATTGAATTGTGA
- the LOC107416599 gene encoding pentatricopeptide repeat-containing protein At3g59040 isoform X2 produces MPQTLFLKPFLSVPLNNWSNSHVHTNYTDASIRICGRVEVVCMGMLAPRKLFQKRKKLEVFKDAADEAEQKNWRRLIKEIEDTGSAVSVLKSERMKNRAISKDLVVGTLVRFKQLKKWKLVSEILEWLRTQNWWDFGEMDYLMLVTAYGKQGNFNQAERVLSLINKKGYAPSVISHTALMEAYGRGGRYNNAEAIFRRMQASGPEPSALTYQIILKIFVEGCKFKEAEEIFETLLNEEKSHLKPDQKMFHMMIYMYKKVGSYEKARKLFALMAERGVQQSTVTYNSLMSFETNYKEVSKVYDQRAGLRPDVVSYALLINAYGKARREEEALAVFEEMLDAGVRPTHKAYNILLDAFAISGMVEQAQTVFKSMRRDRYTPDLCSYTTMLSAYVNASDMVGAEKFFTRMKQEGVKPNVVTYGTLIKGYAKTNNLEKMMEKYEELQSYGVKVNQTVLTTIMDAYGKNRDFGSAVVWYKEMESCGLLPDQKAKNILLSLAKTSEEQKEANLLVGHFNPSNNGPRLNGVSKSVDEEDDEDEDEDEEYDAPEYAVSYDEKQDEMNHFAGDDQQNLEFLHTPKSIEL; encoded by the exons ATGCCACAGACCCTATTTTTGAAACCGTTCCTTTCAGTTCCTCTCAACAACTGGAG TAATTCGCATGTACATACAAATTATACAGATGCCAGTATTCGGATATGTGGAAGAGTGGAGGTAGTTTGTATGGGAATGCTTGCACCAAGAAAGCTCTTCCAGAAAAGGAAGAAGCTAGAAGTTTTTAAAGATGCTGCTGATGAAGCAGAACAAAAGAACTGGAGGAGACTGATAAAGGAAATTGAAGATACAGGTTCTGCAGTTTCAGTGCTCAAAAGTGAAAGGATGAAGAACCGAGCTATTTCCAAGGATCTTGTTGTAGGCACCTTGGTTAGGTTTAAGCAACTGAAGAAATGGAAACTTGTTAGTGAG atcCTTGAATGGCTTAGGACTCAAAACTGGTGGGACTTTGGTGAAATGGATTACCTGATGCTTGTTACAGCTTATGGAAAGCAAGGGAATTTCAACCAGGCTGAGAGAGTTTTAAGCTTAATTAATAAGAAAGGATATGCACCTAGTGTGATATCCCATACTGCTCTTATGGAAGCATATGGAAGAGGAGGCCGGTACAATAATGCTGAAGCAATATTTCGAAGGATGCAGGCTTCTGGTCCTGAACCATCTGCTTTGACTTAtcaaataatactaaaaatattcGTTGAG GGATGTAAGTTCAAGGAAGCTGAAGAAATCTTTGAGACCCTTTTGAATGAAGAAAAATCACATTTGAAGCCAGACCAAAAGATGTTCCACATGATGATTTATATGTATAAGAAGGTTGGAAGTTATGAAAAAGCTAGAAAATTATTTGCACTGATGGCCGAGAGAGGAGTACAGCAATCTACAGTTACTTACAATAGCTTGATGTCATTTGAAACGAATTACAAGGAAGTTTCCAAAGTATATGATCAG AGAGCTGGTCTTCGTCCTGATGTTGTGAGCTATGCCTTACTCATTAATGCTTATGGAAAAGCTAGAAGAGAGGAAGAAGCACTTGCTGTTTTTGAAGAGATGCTTGATGCTGGTGTCAG ACCAACGCACAAAGCTTATAACATCTTACTTGATGCATTTGCAATATCGGGAATGGTGGAGCAAGCTCAGACTGTTTTTAAGAGCATGAGAAGAGATAG ATATACCCCAGATCTTTGCTCTTACACAACAATGTTGTCGGCTTATGTGAATGCTTCCGATATGGTGGGCGCTGAAAAATTCTTTACCAGAATGAAACAGGAGGGGGTTAAACCCAATGTTGTTACTTATGGTACATTGATCAAAGGGTATGCTAAGACCAATAATCTTGAGAAAATGATGGAGAAATATGAGGAGTTGCAGTCATATGGTGTCAAAGTGAATCAAACGGTATTGACCACGATTATGGATGCATATGGCAAAAACAGAGATTTTGGCTCTGCTGTTGTCTGGTACAAGGAAATGGAATCTTGTGGGCTCCTTCCTGATCAGAAAGCAAAGAATATCCTTTTATCTCTAGCGAAAACATCAGAAGAACAGAAGGAAGCTAACCTACTTGTAGGACATTTTAATCCATCCAACAATGGACCAAGACTTAATGGAGTTTCCAAGTCTGTtgatgaggaggatgatgaagatgaagatgaagatgaagaatatGATGCACCGGAATATGCCGTTTCTTATGATGAGAAACAAGATGAAATGAATCATTTTGCTGGTGATGATCAACAAAACCTAGAATTCCTACATACGCCAAAATCTATTGAATTGTGA